One Pelodiscus sinensis isolate JC-2024 unplaced genomic scaffold, ASM4963464v1 ctg34, whole genome shotgun sequence DNA segment encodes these proteins:
- the LOC142823834 gene encoding maestro heat-like repeat family member 5, producing the protein MAPGPVGSSFSVPAGGEAGSHQLGATRPPARPPRTWLQRRLGRRDPAQRGSRVGWLRGLLCGEKHLPREPSPHYHQGASPCPAPGDLPVSGSPQPVAPRTSPCSCGSRSVSSSAWASSCSRATSRSRSVPEPPCASAELCQERVDSRVEEGAFYDIEEQLHTRDTSPAALQRFLLAIPLACLAALQRGEDTLAPRCCKDTMMARIVEIMEDSPPPLVLADCLNAACSLSTLQPPLRAQLLSPLLTAAVGQTVSGDWQQEPIHTQQFIRALPYDLQALLASLLAESPDTARLQLIMEHLSPWLESRLPQERARALGSTTALLGVATTLPGFDNSADWPRMGHHVAQLGLFISDPSEDVSRLAREGVHSLYQLLLHHRGLNIHQAEDLWCRHYYKERWVLAHSNSVRVGEVFGQLFTAEQENCFLDKALLAARSPLRRPSQAGLVLAHALHGQAHQLLEYMQEDTQ; encoded by the exons atggccccagggccggtggggagcagcttctccgtccccgcgggcggggaagctggatcccaccagctcggggcgactcgcccaccggccaggcccccccggacctggctccagaggcggctgggcaggcgggacccagcccagcgggggagccgggtagggtggctccggggcctcctctgtggagagaaacacctgccccgggagcccagcccccattaccaccagggggcatcgccctgcccggcccccggggacctgccagtctccgggagcccccagcccgtcgctccccgcaccagcccctgcagctgtgggtccaggtccgtcagcagcagcgcctgggcctccagctgcagccgggccacctcccgcagccgctcagtcccag agcccccctgcgcctcggcggagctctgccaggagcgggtggactcccgggtggaggaaggggccttctacgacatcgaagagcagctccacacccgggacacg agcccagccgccctgcagcggttcctcttggccatccccctcgcctgcctcgccgccctccaaaggggcgaggacaccctggcgccgcgctgctgcaaggacaccatgatggccaggatcgtt gagatcatggaggactcgccccccccgctggtcttggccgactgcctcaacgccgcctgcagcctcag caccttgcagcctcccctgcgggcccagctcctgagccccctgctgacggcggccgtgggacagactgtgtctggggactggcagcaggagcccatccacactcag cagttcatccgggcccttccctacgacctccaggccctactggcgagcctcctcgccgagtccccagacaccgcccggctgcagctcataatggag cacctgagcccgtggctggagtcccgcctgccccaggagcgagccagggcccttggcagcaccacggccctgctgggagtcgccaccaccctcccggggtttgac aactccgccgactggccgaggatgggtcaccacgtggcccagctgggcctttttatttcggacccatccgaagacgtcagccggctggcccgggagggggtgcacagcctgtatcaactcctcctgcaccacaggg gcctcaacatccaccaggcagaggacctgtggtgcagacactactacaaagaaagatgggtcctggctcacagcaacagcgtgagggtgggagag gtctttgggcagctcttcacagcagagcaggagaactgctttttggacaaggctctgctcgctgcccgctcccccctgcggcgccccagccaggccgggctggtcctggcccacgccctgcatgggcaggcccatcagctcctggaatacatg caggaagacacccagtga